Proteins found in one Panicum hallii strain FIL2 chromosome 4, PHallii_v3.1, whole genome shotgun sequence genomic segment:
- the LOC112888648 gene encoding chaperone protein dnaJ 8, chloroplastic-like, with the protein MAVGGGVRVASSVEVWGRGLSSGGGGSRAGRRGAAAATVRCSCVGEAGPASGGLAEEHYRTLRLRPGATRGEVKKAFRRLALMYHPDVRKESDGDGGVQFQRINVAYQMLMSNMREAEERLEYWRLKYGLNDQDLDRYRYYLNEDDDDWLDM; encoded by the exons ATGGCCGTCGGCGGAGGCGTGCGCGTGGCGTCGTCGGTGGAGGTGTGGGGACGGGGgctgagcagcggcggcggcggcagcagggcggggaggcgcggcgccgcggcggcgaccgtcAGGTGCAGCTGCGTGGGCGAGGCGGGGCCGGCCTCAGGGGGCCTGGCGGAGGAGCACTACCGGACGCTGCGGCTGCGCCCGGGGGCTACAAGGGGCGAGGTCAAGAAGGCCTTCCGCCGCCTCGCGCTCATG TACCACCCGGACGTCCGCAAGGagagcgacggcgacggcggcgtccAGTTCCAGAGGATCAACGTGGCCTATCAG ATGCTGATGAGCAACATGAGGGAGGCCGAGGAGCGGCTCGAGTACTGGCGCCTCAAGTACGGCCTCAACGACCAGGATCTCGACAGGTACAGGTACTACCTcaacgaggacgacgacgactggCTCGACATGTGA
- the LOC112889141 gene encoding magnesium transporter MRS2-B, whose protein sequence is MSGGRPRRPGPHVSPSSSAHTASLPLSSTGRLHATHERGGPSAKRPHRPHPRPITRRRAMAAAGDSAKQPLLPRAHPPHVASASSPALPSVPPGSAGRRFPGGLDVPNLKKRGGGTRSWIRVEAATASVQTLEIDKATMMRRCELPARDLRLLDPLFVYPSTVLGRERAIVVNLEQIRCVITADEVLLLNSLDSYVLQYAAELQRRLLQRAEGDELPFEFRALELALEAACSFLDAQAAELEIEAYPLLDELTSKISTLNLERVRRLKSRLVALTRRVQKVRDEIEQLMDDDGDMAEMYLTEKKLRMESSVFGDQSLLGYNSAGAAGTSASAPVSPVSSPTESRKLEKAFSLCRSRHDSVKSSDNTTTEHIEELEMLLEAYFVVIDSTLNKLTSLKEYIDDTEDFINIQLDNVRNQLIQFELLLTTATFVVAIFGVVAGVFGMNFESTVFKIHNAFSWVLIITGVVGAFIFFSFLWFFKYKRLMPL, encoded by the exons ATGTCGG GCGGACGTCCCCGGAGGCCTGGGCCGCACGTTTCACCAAGCAGCAGCGCACACACGgcctccctccccctctcttcgACTGGGAGACTCCACGCGACACACGAGCGCGGGGGCCCATCTGCAAAAAGACCTCACCgcccccatccccggccaatcACCCGCCGgcgcgccatggccgccgccggggACTCCGCCAAGCAGCcgctcctcccccgcgcgcacCCGCCCCACGTCGCGTCGGCGTCCTCGCCGGCCCTCCCGTCCGTGCCCCCCGGGTCCGCGGGCCGCCGCTTCCCGGGGGGGCTCGACGTCCCCAACCTGAAgaagcgcggcggcggcacgcgcAGCTGGATCCGCGTCGAGGCCGCCACGGCCTCCGTGCAGACGCTGGAGATCGACAAGGCCACCATGATGCGGCGCTGCGAGCTCCCCGCGCGGGACCTCCGCCTGCTCGACCCGCTCTTCGTCTACCCCTCCACCGTCCTGGGGCGCGAGCGCGCCATCGTCGTCAACCTCGAGCAGATCCGGTGCGTCATCACCGCCGACGAGGTGCTCCTGCTCAACTCCCTCGACAGCTACGTCCTCCAGTACGCCGCCGagctccagcgccgcctgcTCCAGCGCGCCGAGGGCGACGAGCTGCCCTTCGAGTTCCGCGCGCTCGAGCTCGCCCTCGAGGCCGCCTGCTCCTTCCTCGATGCACAG GCGGCAGAATTGGAAATTGAAGCATATCCACTATTAGATGAGCTGACATCTAAAATCAGTACTCTAAATTTGGAACGTGTCCGGCGACTCAAAAGTAGACTAGTTGCTTTGACCAGAAGAGTTCAGAAG GTTAGAGATGAAATAGAACAGCTAATGGATGATGATGGTGATATGGCTGAAATGTATCTCACCGAGAAAAAGTTGAGGATGGAATCATCTGTCTTTGGTGATCAGTCTTTGTTGGGCTACAATTCAGCAGGCGCTGCTGGGACGTCAGCTTCAGCTCCTGTATCTCCAGTCTCATCACCCACAGAATCGCGAAAGCTGGAGAAAGCATTCAGCTTGTGTAGAAGTAGGCATGATAGCGTGAAGAGCTCAGATAACACAACAACAGAACACATTGAAGAGTTGGAGATGTTACTGGAAGCTTATTTCGTTGTCATCGACAGTACTCTCAACAAGCTGACATCG CTTAAAGAGTACATTGATGACACGGAAGACTTTATCAACATTCAGCTG GACAATGTGCGGAACCAGCTGATCCAGTTTGAGTTGCTGCTAACGACTGCAACATTTGTTGTGGCCATTTTTGGAGTGGTCGCTGGGGTATTTGGGATGAACTTCGAGTCTACAGTTTTCAAAATACATAACGCGTTCTCGTGGGTCCTCATCATTACTGGAGTGGTCGGCGCTTTCATCTTCTTCTCGTTCCTTTGGTTCTTCAAGTACAAGAGACTGATGCCTCTGTAG
- the LOC112888647 gene encoding transmembrane 9 superfamily member 8-like: protein MATPTTRPALALLLVAAAVLAGAGAARGFYLPGVAPADFRKKDPLAVKVNQLSSIKTQLPYSYYSLPFCRPGTIVDSAENLGEVLRGDRIENSLYVFEMMEPKLCQIVCKIAPNQDEARDLKEKIDDEYRINMILDNLPLVVPIKRLDQEAPTVYQQGVHVGVKGQYAGSKEEKHFIHNHFTFLVKYHKDANTDIARIVAFEVKPYSIKHEYDGDWKGNGTPLKTCDPHSRHLVVDSDSPQEVEASKEIIFTYDVNFEESPIKWASRWDTYLLMADDQIHWFSIVNSLMIVLFLSGMVAMIMLRTLYRDISKYNQLEDQEDAQEETGWKLVHGDVFRPPVNADLLCVYVGTGVQFFGMLLVTLLFAILGLLSPSNRGGLMTAMLLLWVFMGLFAGYSSTRLYKMFKGSEWKNVTIKTALMFPGIVFAIFFVLNALIWGEKSSGAVPFTTMFALVLLWFGISVPLVFVGSYVGFKKPAMEDPVRTNKIPRAIPEQPWYMNPVVSVLIGGILPFGAVFIELFFILTSIWLHQFYYIFGFLFLVFVILILTCAEITIVLCYFQLCGEDYQWWWRSYLTAGSSALYLFLYATFYFFTKLEITKTVSGVLYFGYMLIASYAFFVLTGTIGFYACFWFTRLIYSSVKID, encoded by the exons ATGGCGACGCCGACGACCCGCCCGGCGCTGGCGCTCCTCCTCGTCGCGGCCGCcgtgctcgccggcgccggcgccgcgcgcgggtTCTACCTCCCCGGCGTCGCCCCCGCCGACTTCCGCAAG AAGGACCCGCTCGCCGTGAAGGTGAACCAGCTGAGCTCCATCAAGACGCAGCTGCCCTACTCCTACTACTCCCTCCCCTTCTGCAGGCCGGGCACCATCGTCGACAGCGCCGAGAACCTCGGCGAGGTCCTCCGCGGCGACCGCATCGAGAATTCGCTATACGTG TTCGAGATGATGGAGCCTAAGCTGTGCCAGATCGTGTGCAAGATTGCTCCGAACCAAGACGAGGCCAGGGATCTGAAGGAGAAAATCGACGACGAGTACCGCATAAACAT GATTCTTGACAACCTTCCTTTGGTCGTACCTATTAAAAGGTTGGATCAAGAGGCGCCGACGGTCTATCAGCAAGGCGTGCATGTCGGCGTCAAGGGACAGTATGCAGGG AGCAAGGAGGAGAAGCATTTCATCCACAACCACTTCACATTTCTGGTGAAGTATCACAAGGATGCAAACACAGATATTGCTAGGATTGTGGCCTTTGAGGTTAAACCATACAG TATTAAGCATGAATACGATGGCGATTGGAAGGGGAATGGTACACCCCTTAAAACCTGTGATCCACACTCGAGACATCTAGTCGTAGACTCGGATTCACCTCAAGAAGTAGAGGCCAGCAAAGAGATCATTTTCACCTATGATGTTAACTTTGAG GAAAGTCCTATCAAGTGGGCATCACGCTGGGACACCTACCTTCTGATGGCAGACGACCAAATCCACTGGTTCTCAATTGTCAATTCTCTGATGATAGTCCTCTTCCTCTCTGGGATGGTTGCCATGATCATGCTCCGGACACTGTACCGCGACATCTCCAAGTACAACCAGTTAGAAGACCAGGAGGACGCCCAGGAGGAGACAGGATGGAAGCTTGTCCATGGTGATGTGTTCAGGCCTCCTGTCAATGCTGACCTGCTGTGTGTATATGTCGGGACAGGTGTACAGTTTTTTGGGATGCTGCTGGTCACCTTGCTGTTTGCCATCCTTGGGCTACTCTCGCCATCAAACCGGGGAGGCCTTATGACAGCAATGCTCCTCCTCTGGGTCTTCATGGGCCTCTTTGCAGGGTACTCGTCCACGCGCCTTTACAAGATGTTCAAGGGCTCAGAATGGAAGAACGTCACAATCAAAACGGCCTTGATGTTCCCTGGCATCGTGTTTGCAATATTCTTTGTCCTGAATGCTCTCATCTGGGGTGAGAAGTCCTCTGGTGCTGTGCCGTTCACCACCATGTTTGCACTGGTTCTCCTCTGGTTCGGGATCTCTGTGCCGCTGGTCTTCGTCGGCAGCTACGTTGGGTTCAAGAAGCCTGCCATGGAGGACCCCGTGAGGACAAACAAGATACCACGGGCAATACCAGAGCAGCCATGGTACATGAACCCAGTCGTCTCAGTACTGATCGGAGGCATCCTGCCCTTCGGCGCTGTGTTCATCGAGCTCTTCTTCATCCTGACATCGATCTGGCTGCACCAGTTCTACTACATCTTTGGTTTCCTATTCCTGGTCTTCGTCATCCTGATCCTGACCTGCGCCGAGATCACGATTGTGCTCTGCTACTTCCAGCTCTGTGGTGAGGACTACCAGTGGTGGTGGAGGTCCTACCTGACGGCCGGCTCATCAGCGCTGTACCTCTTCCTGTACGCCACATTCTACTTCTTCACCAAGCTGGAGATCACGAAGACGGTATCTGGCGTGCTCTACTTCGGGTACATGCTCATCGCCTCGTACGCCTTCTTCGTGCTCACCGGCACCATCGGCTTCTACGCCTGTTTCTGGTTCACCAGGCTCATCTACTCTTCGGTCAAGATCGACTAG